The Labrus mixtus chromosome 16, fLabMix1.1, whole genome shotgun sequence genome window below encodes:
- the LOC132991137 gene encoding daf-12-interacting protein 1-like, producing MLERLWLSGICHNDKIEVMSSKLDIDNMAGVFYMLLVAMGLSLLVFAWEHLVYWKLRHCMKRSGGMDFLLALSRGMYSCCQFEDETASGGRKSSLPQYHTMTAMPTGPQQHLVTATVNNTAAIAMVQQKHHPQQQQGPTYTTMLPGSPPATGHSAMALGPSNSPLLEGPMPCSTFLPRHDRRLAVVDRWNRPKPEKVLSQGSGVGGVGIGGIAGGITEIQAQQQFQQNLGQHWSLQGGVAVGAGGGGDTGLDEYKRYYGPIDPEGLGATSEQHAGGTQQTPKANPRGPKASGMPRLPPKGPQQGPGTLISKPPPLLPSSPRRPPFWRRGSLAQARRKGSGGPLYENILPLGRRGGGRYGASDGGGRRGRRPPPPPPLPVPLSSPTHTPTTPSSPCRFYSTCSSASSSSSSSTSSSSSSSSSVSLSRSNSLSSCSTDSSCNSSLSFRYRAGDRDITVDDDYDSDMLTEESSLLLGSRRKIRSRRMSSRSLPCSPPPPPIPPRKPRPLKDYGRERTGSQLAQLQEWWASWGERQRVRGGTTTTRGDGGVGREEKRHNKERERERKRRKKGRKKKKREERERERERKRRKTKKKRKKEDKTRKRERKRSEQEGGDVEKREELKSGTPEYPSYPPLRRESFRKKSESSIRSYGWNIPGEEERKDREEKEREDGEDSRGKERHHRRRNSKHYQSSSSKPSTSVKFWGGGNPSSDTIPSAFLPLLPVSSKRRKSKSSERDAVGIEGERRPLLGRTGRGEMHSKEGLSFHEWESEVEAEEEDSELERRKAERGKRRAGGRTMSDEERERDKVIGIYSDDDGSSGEFGKFERYWEDHEGRAVGGIGGGGWFFSTYPSRDKAGSINSRDDLFLERGERWGTAESGWGSIGGGGGGDGGERGWGSGSHWPPPPLTPPPPRRYWSVDKLHIQDEKKSKRKSKDKGRGHAACSSCHSPRRHPNSRSSKWARITSRSQEELYQHCKSFGGPLKPKHDSSSSSKPDRSQNPSKSGSQSNVSVQQRTQRADRDRGRQPSPPPTLIPNLPPSLPALPAPPSSSHPIHVPPPTSSSSVSSPSVVSSTPGAPQPSSMASASAKLQYQRLRSVPQPQRYPQSPHLPLKAKSLCSRRGSAHFSSVESEV from the exons ATGTTGGAGCGTCTCTGGCTGTCTGGTATCTGTCACAATGACAAGATCGAG GTTATGAGCAGTAAGCTGGACATAGACAACATGGCGGGAGTGTTTTACATGCTACTGGTGGCTATGGGTTTGAGCCTTCTTGTCTTTGCCTGGGAACATCTGGTTTACTGGAAGCTGCGTCACTGCATGAAGCGTTCGGGCGGGATGGACTTTCTTCTGGCCCTGAGCAGG GGGATGTACAGTTGCTGTCAGTTTGAGGATGAGACCGCGTCAGGAGGTAGGAAAAGCTCCTTGCCCCAGTACCACACCATGACCGCGATGCCTACAGGACCCCAACAACACCTCGTTACAGCTACAGTAAATAATACGGCTGCCATTGCCATGGTGCAGCAGAAGCACCACCCACAACAGCAACAGGGACCGACCTATACCACCATGCTACCTGGATCACCCCCAGCCACAGGTCACTCAGCAATGGCTCTTGGACCCTCAAACAGCCCCTTACTTGAAGGCCCCATGCCCTGCTCCACCTTCTTGCCTCGGCATGATCGCAGACTTGCCGTGGTAGATCGATGGAACAGACCAAAGCCAGAGAAAGTATTGAGCCAAGGCAGTGGTGTGGGTGGTGTGGGTATTGGAGGGATAGCTGGAGGAATCACTGAAATTCAGGCCCAGCAGCAGTTCCAGCAAAACCTTGGACAGCATTGGAGCCTGCAAGGAGGAGTTGCAgttggagcaggaggaggaggcgacACAGGGCTAGATGAATATAAGCGCTATTATGGTCCTATAGATCCAGAGGGGCTAGGAGCTACCTCTGAACAACACGCTGGGGGCACACAGCAGACTCCCAAAGCCAATCCGCGAGGCCCGAAAGCCTCAGGGATGCCACGCCTCCCTCCTAAGGGCCCTCAACAAGGCCCAGGAACACTGATCTCCAAGCCACCTCCACTGCTTCCATCTTCCCCGAGAAGGCCGCCTTTCTGGCGACGAGGAAGCCTAGCTCAGGCGAGGAGGAAAGGATCGGGAGGTCCCCTTTATGAGAATATACTCCCTCTTGGAAGGCGAGGCGGTGGAAGGTATGGAGCGAGTGATGGAGGTGGAAGGAGAGGGCGAcgacctcctccacctcctccgcTACCTGTACCCCTTTCCTCCCCAACACATACTCCTACCACGCCCTCCTCCCCATGCCGTTTCTACTCTACATGCTCGAGtgcctcgtcctcttcctcctcctctacatcctcctcatcttcttcgtcatcctctgtctcactctctcggTCAAACTCCCTCTCCTCATGCTCTACTGACAGCTCCTGCAACTCTTCGCTGAGTTTCAGGTACAGAGCAGGCGACCGGGACATCACGGTCGATGACGATTATGACTCAGATATGCTCACAGAGGAGTCCAGCCTTCTTTTGGGGTCGCGGCGGAAGATCCGTTCGCGTCGCATGTCATCCCGCTCACTGCCATGCAGCCCACCGCCTCCGCCAATCCCACCCAGGAAGCCACGTCCTCTAAAAGATTATGGCAGGGAAAGAACAGGCAGCCAGCTAGCCCAATTACAAGAGTGGTGGGCATCGTGGGGCGAAAGACAGCGAGTGAGGGGAGGCACAACAACGACCCGGGGAGACGGAGGAGTGGgtagagaggagaagaggcacaacaaagagagggagcgtgagaggaagaggaggaagaaaggtcgaaagaaaaagaagagagaggagagggagagagaaagggagcgaAAGCGacgcaaaacaaaaaagaagaggaagaaagaggataagacgagaaagagagagcggaaGCGATCGGAACAGGAGGGGGGGGATGTCGAGAAAAGAGAGGAACTCAAATCAGGGACTCCGGAATACCCATCATACCCACCCCTGAGACGAGAGTCTTTTAGGAAAAAGAGTGAAAGCTCAATCAGGAGCTATGGATGGAACATCCCaggtgaagaggagaggaaggatagagaggaaaaagagagagaagatgggGAAGATAGCCgaggaaaagaaagacaccACAGGCGAAGGAACAGCAAGCACTATCAAAGCTCTAGCAGCAAGCCTTCTACATCTGTCAAGTTCTGGGGAGGGGGCAACCCGTCCTCTGACACCATTCCATCTGCCTTTCTGCCCTTGTTGCCTGTTTCTTCTAAAAGGAGGAAAAGTAAAAGTTCGGAGAGGGATGCTGTAGGAATTGAGGGCGAGAGGAGGCCTTTGTTAGGAAGGACTGGGAGAGGTGAGATGCACTCCAAGGAAGGGTTGTCCTTCCACGAGTGGGAGTCGGAAGTAGAGGCCGAGGAAGAAGATTCtgagctggagaggaggaaagcaGAGCGTGGAAAGAGGCGTGCAGGAGGAAGGACAATGTCAGACGAGGAGCGGGAACGAGATAAAGTAATTGGGATATATTCAGATGATGATGGTTCTTCTGGGGAGTTTGGGAAGTTTGAACGGTACTGGGAGGATCATGAAGGCAGGGCAGTAGGAGGTATTGGAGGGGGAGGGTGGTTTTTCAGTACCTACCCCTCAAGGGATAAAGCAGGCAGTATCAACAGCAGAGATGACCTGTTCCTGGAGCGAGGAGAGAGGTGGGGAACAGCAGAAAGTGGATGGGGCTCTattggtggtggaggaggaggagatggaggagagagaggttggGGATCAGGATCACACtggcctccacctcctctgacGCCACCACCTCCTCGACGATACTGGTCTGTGGACAAACTCCACATACAGGATGAGAAGAAGAGTAAACGCAAGTCAAAGGACAAAGGAAGAGGGCACGCAGCCTGTTCCTCCTGTCATTCCCCGCGACGCCATCCGAACTCCCGTTCCTCCAAATGGGCTCGCATAACCTCACGGAGCCAGGAAGAGCTGTACCAGCACTGCAAGAGTTTTGGTGGTCCCCTGAAGCCCAAACATgactcctcatcctcctctaaACCCGATCGCTCTCAAAATCCATCCAAATCTGGCAGCCAGTCAAACGTCAGCGTCCAGCAGCGtacacagagagcagacaggGATCGAGGACGGCAGCCATCCCCACCTCCGACCCTCATTCCTAACTTGCCGCCTTCACTCCCTGCACTTCCTGCTCCTCCGTCCTCATCTCACCCTATCCATGTTCCCCCccctacctcctcctcctctgtatcCTCTCCTTCTGTGGTCTCATCCACCCCAGGGGCACCTCAGCCCTCATCCATGGCTTCTGCAAGTGCTAAACTACAGTATCAGAGATTGCGCTCTGTACCTCAGCCCCAGAGGTATCCTCAGTCTCCTCATTTACCACTCAAAGCCAAGAGCCTTTGCTCGCGAAGGGGCTCAGCCCATTTCTCCAGCGTGGAGAGTGAGGTCTGA